TGCGCGACACCCCGGCACAGATGGCGTTGTGGTGATGCATAGCCTGCGTTTCGACGGCACCTTCGCCACCTGGCGCCAGGCCGCGCGCCGCGCTCTGCTGCAGGGCCTGGCTCCCCATCAGTTGCAATGGCTGGACGACGAGGAACACCCCAGCCTGTTCGACCAGCCCGCCGAGTGTACGCCGCAGCCCAGTGGTCGCCTGCGCGTATCGCCCGAACTGCTGGAGCTGCTGGAGAGCGCTGCCCAGTACCGTGGTGAGGAGCGCTGGAGCCTGCTCTACCGAGTGCTCTGGCGTTTCGTCCAGGGCGAGCGCAGCGCCGTATTGGCTGGTGACTCCGACGGCAGCGAGCTGCATCGCCGGCTCAAGGCGGTGCGCCGCGAAGCGCATCATCTGCATGCCTTCGTGCGCTTTCAGCCGAGCAAGGCTGCGGGTGCGCCGGACTTCGTCGCCTGGTTCGAACCGGCGCACGATATCCTCGCCTCGGCCAGTGGTCACTTCGCCGAACGCCTGGGCAAGCACAGTTGGCTGATCGCCACACCGCGCGACGGCGTCTACTGGGATGGTCAGCGCCTGCAGCACGAACGCCGTTGCCCGGCGCAGTGGCAGGCCTGGGCGCAGCAGCCCGAGGATGACGGCCAGGCCCTGTGGCGCGCCTATTACGGCAGCACCTTCAACCCGGCACGACTCAACCGCATGGTGATGCAGCAGCATTTGCCCTTGCGCTTCTGGAAGCACCTGCCGGAAGGCCCGCTGATTCCGCAACTGATGAGCGAAGCGCGTGCCGGTGCGCAGCGCGATGGCCAGGCCCTGGTGCTGGCCGGCAGAAAGGGCAAACGTATCGCCCGGATAAACGAAGGGGACGCAGCGCGTCCCCCGTCAGGCAGCGTCAGCGGAAGCGACGCCCCGGATCTTCCTCGCTGACCTCCAGCGCCAGGCCCTGGGCCATGCTGGTCAGGTGATCGCCATCGGTTTCCGAACCGAGCTTGATCATCAGGCGCAGGTCGTTGGCCGAGTCGGCGTAGAGCAGCGCATCTTCGTAGGTGATCTCGCCCTGGGTGTAGAGGTTGTACAGCGCCTGGTCGAAGGTCTGCATGCCCTGCTCGGTGGAACGTTTCATCAGGCCCTTGAGCTCGTGCACTTCACCCTTGCGGATCAGGTCGGCGGCCAGCGGGGTGTTGATCAGCACCTCGATCACCGCACGACGGCCCTTGCCATCCGGGGTTGGAATCAGTTGCTGGGCGACGATGGCCTTGAGGTTGAGCGACAGGTCCATCCACACCTGGTTCTGCCGGTCGGCCGGGAAGAAGTTGATGATGCGATCCAGCGCCTGGTTGGCGTTGTTGGCGTGCAGGGTGGCCAGGCACAGGTGACCGGTTTCGGCGAAGGCCACGGCATGATCCATGGTCTCGCGGGTGCGCACCTCGCCGATGAGAATCACGTCCGGCGCCTGGCGCAGGGTATTTTTCAGCGCCACCTCGAAGGACTCGGTGTCGATGCCCACTTCGCGCTGGGTGACGATGCAGTTCTGGTGCTGGTGGATGTATTCGATCGGGTCTTCGATGGAGATGATGTGGCCGCTGCTGTTCTTGTTGCGGTAGCCAATCATCGCCGCCAGCGAGGTGGACTTACCGGTGCCGGTGGCGCCGACGAACAGCACCAGGCCGCGCTTGGTCAGCGCCAGCTTCTTGAGGATGTCCGGCAGCTTGAGTTCATCGAGGGTCGGGATATTGGTCTCGATGCGGCGCAGCACCATGCCCACCAGGTTGCGCTGGTAGAAGGCACTGACACGGAAACGGCCGATACCACGGGCGCTGATGGCGAAGTTGCATTCGTGCTTTTCGGCAAACTCGCGACGCTGTGCCTCGTTCATCACCCCCAGCACGGTTTCTCGGGTCATTTCCGGCGACATGGCGGTCTTGGTCACCGGCATGATCTTGCCATTGACCTTCATCGACGGCGGCACGCCAGCGGTGATGAACAGATCGGAGCCGCCTTTTTCGACCATCAGACGCAGTAGTTTTTCGAATTCCATCGTCGTGTTCGCTCATCCGCACGCATGAATGCAAGGCCCCGCAGCGCAGGACCAGCGGCTGCGAGCGTGTCATCGCAGCCGTGAAGTAGTCCGTAGGGTGGGCTTCAGCCCACCAACAGTGGCCGGCCTTGGTGGGCTGAAGCCCACCCTACCCACTGGGTTTTCCTAGAAGTTTTCCGGGCTCTTGGCCTTCTCGCGGGCACTGTCGCGGCTGACCAGGCCCTTGGATACCAGGGTCTTCAGGCAGGCATCGAGGGTCTGCATGCCCAGCGCACCACCGGTCTGGATCGCCGAATACATCTGCGCCACCTTGTCCTCGCGGATCAGGTTACGGATGGCCGGCGTACCGATCATGATTTCGTGCGCCGCCACACGACCGCCGCCGATCTTCTTCAGCAGGGTCTGCGAGATCACCGCCTGCAGCGATTCCGACAGCATCGAACGCACCATCGATTTCTCTTCGGCGGGGAACACGTCGACCACGCGG
This region of Pseudomonas wenzhouensis genomic DNA includes:
- a CDS encoding TIGR03915 family putative DNA repair protein — translated: MHSLRFDGTFATWRQAARRALLQGLAPHQLQWLDDEEHPSLFDQPAECTPQPSGRLRVSPELLELLESAAQYRGEERWSLLYRVLWRFVQGERSAVLAGDSDGSELHRRLKAVRREAHHLHAFVRFQPSKAAGAPDFVAWFEPAHDILASASGHFAERLGKHSWLIATPRDGVYWDGQRLQHERRCPAQWQAWAQQPEDDGQALWRAYYGSTFNPARLNRMVMQQHLPLRFWKHLPEGPLIPQLMSEARAGAQRDGQALVLAGRKGKRIARINEGDAARPPSGSVSGSDAPDLPR
- a CDS encoding PilT/PilU family type 4a pilus ATPase; the encoded protein is MEFEKLLRLMVEKGGSDLFITAGVPPSMKVNGKIMPVTKTAMSPEMTRETVLGVMNEAQRREFAEKHECNFAISARGIGRFRVSAFYQRNLVGMVLRRIETNIPTLDELKLPDILKKLALTKRGLVLFVGATGTGKSTSLAAMIGYRNKNSSGHIISIEDPIEYIHQHQNCIVTQREVGIDTESFEVALKNTLRQAPDVILIGEVRTRETMDHAVAFAETGHLCLATLHANNANQALDRIINFFPADRQNQVWMDLSLNLKAIVAQQLIPTPDGKGRRAVIEVLINTPLAADLIRKGEVHELKGLMKRSTEQGMQTFDQALYNLYTQGEITYEDALLYADSANDLRLMIKLGSETDGDHLTSMAQGLALEVSEEDPGRRFR